One stretch of Ananas comosus cultivar F153 linkage group 6, ASM154086v1, whole genome shotgun sequence DNA includes these proteins:
- the LOC109711383 gene encoding flavonol synthase/flavanone 3-hydroxylase-like: MDKIFEYLSVGLGLEKHVLKEACGGEELRLLAKINYYPPCPRPDLALGVAPHTDMSTLTLLVPNDVPGLQVFKDDHWFDAKYVPDAIIVHIGDQLEILSNGKYKSVLHRTTVNKEKVRISWPVFCEPPGELAIGPLPQLVDNENPGKYKTKKFKDYQYCKINKLPQ, from the exons ATGGACAAAATATTTGAGTACTTATCAGTAGGGCTAGGTCTCGAGAAGCATGTGTTGAAAGAGGCGTGTGGCGGCGAAGAGCTGAGGCTACTAGCGAAGATCAACTATTACCCGCCGTGCCCCCGTCCCGACCTAGCCCTCGGGGTGGCTCCGCACACCGACATGTCGACGCTTACGCTGCTCGTACCCAACGACGTCCCTGGGCTGCAGGTCTTTAAGGACGATCACTGGTTCGACGCCAAGTACGTCCCCGACGCCATCATCGTCCACATCGGTGATCAACTTGAG atCTTAAGTAATGGAAAGTACAAGAGCGTGTTGCATCGGACGACCGTGAACAAGGAAAAAGTGCGGATATCGTGGCCGGTATTCTGCGAGCCCCCGGGAGAGCTCGCGATCGGGCCGCTGCCTCAGCTCGTCGACAACGAGAATCCGGGGAAATACAAGACCAAGAAGTTCAAGGACTATCAGTATTGCAAGATTAATAAGCTCCCTCAGTAG
- the LOC109712057 gene encoding heat stress transcription factor B-4c-like, whose product MEGCWEGCGGGGGGEAQKPVPAPFLTKTYQLVDDPATDHVVSWGDDDGDGGGGGRAHTFVVWRPPEFARDLLPNYFKHNNFSSFVRQLNTYGFRKVVPERWEFANEFFRKGQKHLLCEIQRRKATTSASTSSPSSPLHFPPLFATLDHHHHHHHLHHHHHHHHHDRRYNHINHPPRLLSLPASPAGDSGGTGSADAATTLMAENERLRRSNAALLSELAHMKRLYNDIIYFVQNHVQPVAPSFTASPPPRPPPLRRSREPELAAVNSGSATSSSSLTVAEEPSPTTPPAARRLRLFGVALKCGSALHRDEPGSPAARQEAAGFDTIASSPPTC is encoded by the exons atGGAGGGGTGTTGGGAGGGgtgtggtggcggcggcggcggcgaggcgcaGAAGCCGGTGCCGGCGCCGTTCCTGACGAAGACGTACCAGCTGGTGGACGACCCCGCCACCGACCACGTCGTCTCGTGGggggacgacgacggcgacggcggcggcggcggccgtgcACACACGTTCGTGGTGTGGCGGCCGCCCGAGTTCGCCCGCGACCTACTCCCAAACTACTTCAAGCACAACAACTTCTCCTCCTTCGTGCGCCAGCTCAACACCTAC GGCTTTCGTAAGGTGGTGCCGGAGAGGTGGGAGTTCGCGAACGAGTTCTTCCGGAAGGGCCAGAAGCACCTCCTCTGCGAGATCCAACGCCGCAAGgccaccacctccgcctccacctcttctccttcctcccctCTCCATTTCCCTCCCCTCTTCGCCACCctcgaccaccaccaccaccaccaccacctccatcatcatcatcatcatcaccatcatgaTCGTCGTTACAATCATATCAACCATCCCCCtcgcctcctctccctccccgcCTCCCCCGCAGGCGATAGCGGAGGCACCggctccgccgacgccgcgaCGACGCTGATGGCGGAGAACGAGAGGCTGCGGCGCAGCAACGCGGCTCTGCTGTCGGAGCTGGCGCACATGAAGCGGCTCTACAACGACATCATCTACTTCGTGCAGAACCACGTCCAACCCGTAGCCCCGAGCTTCACCGCATcaccgccgccgcggccgccgccgctgcgccGCAGCCGGGAGCCCGAGCTCGCTGCCGTGAACTCCGGGAGCGCGACGTCGAGCAGCTCGTTGACCGTCGCCGAGGAGCCGTCCCCGACGACTCCTCCCGCGGCGCGGCGGCTGAGGCTGTTCGGGGTCGCGCTGAAGTGCGGCTCGGCGCTGCACCGCGACGAGCCCGGCTCTCCTGCGGCGCGCCAGGAAGCGGCCGGTTTCGATACGATTGCGTCGTCTCCACCCACTTGTTAG